The nucleotide window CCTGGCTGTAGACATTGGCGGGCAGCATGGCCAGGTGGCGGGCGCTGTGGATCTCGATACCATCGGGCAGAATACGGGCGACAAGCTTGTTCCCGGCAAAATCTACGACTTCCATATTTTCTATGTGGAACGCCATACGGGCTCTTCGAATTTCCGCATGCGTACCTCGATCGATTTGCAGGTCGATGCGTCAATCTTCTTGTCGTCGGACAATCGCGACGGCGGCACCACTTACGAAGTCTGGCAGATAAACAAGAAGAACAAGCTTTCTTGCAACTTTGATGCAAATTCTACCGAGCTCGATACGACCGGTGGCGTGTCTACCTTCAAGCTTACGGGCGGTAACCTCGCAGGGCCAGAAATTCTGGGCATTGGCACCCATTACGAAGGTATCAAGATTACGAGCGATTCTACGTTCTCTATTGACTCTGCGGCGATTGTTTCTAGCTTTGCGCTTGCCCCCGGCCATTACTTTTTAGAGATCACGCTCAAGGCGGACCCGAGTCAAATGGTAAAAGTCGAAATTACGGTGCCCTCTTATTCTGTGCCGAGTGTTGCGTTTGCAAAAGAAGACTGGACGATTCTCGGTAAAGAGGTTTCGGGCGATACCGTCCAAATTGGCCCCTGGGCGTATGCGACTTACCAGGTGAACATTACCTTCTTTGAAGAATGGGCGAAGGTCAACAATTACAACCGCAAGATTAACCTTTCTTTCTCGAACCCGAATATTGATATTTTAGATACGGTGGGCGGCAAGAAAATCAATGCCGTGACTCTCGACGAAAACGGTCGCGCCACGTTCTACGTACATGCGAATTCCCCTGTGTCGGGTGTGAACCTTACGGCCAAGGGCGCGGCAGCGGGTGTTTCGGTGTGGAGTAACTTGAAATTTGCCGAACCGCCTGCACCCCGTGTAGAACGCGCCATTGTGGTAGATAGAAACGGCGACGGCCGTGCAGATAGTTTGTATGTGCATTTCGAACGTTCTATCAAGGGCAATAGCCGACTTGATTCAATCCAGTTTACTTTTGGCGAATCGTTCCAACCGACATCGAAATTCAAGGTGATAAACGAAACCGATATCGTGATCACGGCTGAAGATATGACCGGCGAAGGATGCAGCAAGAGCGTTTGCGGCTTTGGCAGTAGGCAATTTACGGGCGATGCGTCCGGTGTTTACACAGGGACTTTGAACAATTGGTTCACCTACAAAAACGAAGGCGAAGTAAGCAGTTTCTATATCGAAAATGAACCTGTTGCCGATGGCGTTGGCCCCATTATTCTTGCGGCTTCGAAAACCGAAAACAAAGACGGGAATAGATTTTTGAACATTACCTTTAGCGAAGCGATTACGGATGAATCCAGGGCCGCCTTTGCCGAGATGTTTGAATTCACCTGCGTACGTTCGGGCTCGAATCAGGTACCCGAAAAGCCTGTATTGCAGAGCGGTTTGGGTACGCAAATGATGCTGGTTTATGCCGTAAGCGAAATGGATGCGGTGCTCCCGAATGCCGGGGACATGATCCGCTTTGCGCCTCGCGGCTCCGCACGTGATTTGGTCGGCAATGCGCCGCATGTCGAAAACCCGTGGGTCGTAATTACCGGAAACCAGGATCTCGGCATAGAAAATCCGGGCGTTGTCGCTCTTGGCGAAGACCCGTACGACATTATCAAGAACAATTCCGTAACGCAGCCGAAGCTCATTACGGGTACGACACAGACTGCCCAGCAGATAGCAGATTCACTGGGTGTGCAAGGGACTCTTCTTGATTTCGATATCGCAAAAATTATGGTGGAACAGACGAAAAATTCGGTCGATGCTCTTGACGCCTTTATCAAGTTGCGCATAGGGAGCGAAACCGATTACGACACGACTATTACGAGCATTAGCGAACAAGAAGCGCTTGCGCAGTTGTTCAACGATATCCGCGTGAATCTGTTGGATACGTCGTACGGCTTTAGCGAACAGACCATCAATGGTATTTTGGACGGTTCCATTACCGAAGAAAACTACAAGGCCTTTGTGGGCGAACAGGAACTTGGCGTGATTGCGACCATGACCGAAGCCAATATCGAAGCGAGCCGCGACACGACCATTACCATAGGCGGGGTTACGACGGTAACGCAGGGCGACATGTTCGAATTGATCCGTAGCGGAAAACTGGATGCCGAACTTGCCGAGGCGGGGGTGAGCGAAAAACTGGTCGAGGCAATCAAGCGGGGCGATGTGACCGAATACAACCTCGAAGAATACCGCAGCGGCGAAAAGACGGTTGTGGCCGACAATGCAGTCGAACTTTACTACCGCACGCATTATTTTAGCCAATTTGGCCAGTATGTGGGCGGAACGTCGGGTTCCATCAAGTGTTCCGACAAAGAAGTGTACGGCGACGAAGGCTGCCTCAAAAACAAGGGTAAAGTGTTCCTTGCCTGGAACATGCGCTCCAAAAACGGGCGATTGGTGGGTACAGGCGTCTATATTGCGCGCCTCGAAGTCAAAATTGTGGTAGACGGCAAGAATACGGTGCACCGCACGCACGATTACCTATGGGGCGTACGCCGCGGAAAATCGGGTTTTTAATTCCCCATTGACATTATGTCAATAGAATCTCCTTTTAGGGGGTTCTTTTTTTTTGCCTAAAAGGTAATTTTAAAATTGGTGTGAGAGGTGGTTAAAAGGAAGGTGTTCTTATGATGTTTGGTTTTAAGATCAGGCGTGTTGCCTGTTCCGTTTTGGCTGCAACCGCGCTCTCGGCGGTGAGTTCTTTTGCAGTTACGAGCCAGTTCCGTGGGGTGAACTGGGCCGATAAACGTGACAATTTTGTCTCTGACATACTTGTGCTTTCGGGCATGAGCCTTTCGGACAATTACCAGTCGGCATCGGTTGTAGCGGACCGTGTGATTGGGCAGTTCCAGGAACTGTTCGGCACCAATAGCGTGCGTATCCCGGTGAACGAACCTACGATTCTCAAGTTCTGGGATACCTACACGGGCGTTATCGACATGGGCCTTTCCAAGGGCCGTATCGTGATGGGTTACTGGGGCCCCGCACAGCCTTCGGGCCCGAAAAATATGAATGACTGGTGGAGCATGTGGGCAAAAATCGTCGAAAAATACGGCGATCACCCGAATGCCTATTTTGAAATTTTCAATGAGCCGCACATGTACAGCAAAACGGAACTGCGCGACCTGTACGCCCAGTGGCTGAGCAAGTTCCCGAATGTGCCGCGCGACCATATTCTGCTTGACGGCTCGGGCCTTGCGTGGAATGTGCCCGACATTGCCGACGACCCGCGTTTTGAAGGTTGCCTTTTCGCGGTGCACGAATACACGTTCTGGAACATGAGCATTACCACCGAACAGGGCTGGAAAAACAGCTTCAAGGGTAAGGTGGGCAAGTACATTGACCGCACCGTGTGTACAGAATGGGGCGGTGCCATGAGCCCTGGCGACAAGGCTGGCGTGCATTACGACTACATGGACTATAATTCTACTCCGACGAATTACTTTATGGCCTACATCCGCGGCATGTCGGACCAGCTGCGCGAATGGGAGATGGGCAGCTTCTACTGGCCGGGGCTCCGCGATGGCGACTGGTACAGTATGACAAAGCGCAGCGGCGAAGGCGCAAACATCAAGCTCGAAATCGTGAACCAGTCGGGCGTAGACCGCATGAAAATGGCTTGGGCGGACACTGTCGAGACGACTCCGCTCGTGCGCGAGGCGTTTAGTGGCGAACCTGCGGCGATTCCGGGCGTAATCGAGGCCGAAAATTACGACAAGGGCGGGAACCGTTTCAGCTTCTACGATAAGGATGCCGCGAACAAGGGCGAAATCTACCGCGAAGACGCTGTGGATGTCGTTACCCTGGATGGTGCGACTTGCAATGGTGACGCTTGCAAGGGTTACGCGATTGGTTACACCGAAGCGGGCGAGTGGCTTGAATACAGCGTGAAAGTCGCTGCCGATGGCAAGTACGGCGTTCGCGCGAATGTAGCGACTGCTTCCGAGACTTCAAAAATCCAGCTGCTCGTCGATGGCAAGGTGCTTCTCGATACCGTTACGATTGACAAGGTTGACACGACCTGGAATGTATACAAAGAAATCGATATCGGAGCCGCTAACCTTACTGCTGGCGAACACATTCTAAGGCTTGTCATTGCAGGCAGCTATGTGAATGTAGACTGGCTCCAGTTCTGCGAAAAAGAAACTTGTGAAGACAAAACAGGAATCCGTGCAATCGATCCGACGGCTGTTTCTAAGGCGGCCCCGCGCCTGCGCAAGCAAGGCGGCAAGCTCTTTGTCGAAAAGAACGGAATGCGCTTCGACTTGACTGGACACCGTATCAAATAAGTGTTTCGGCATTGACAACTTGTCAACGAGAACTCCCGAAAAGGGAGTTCTTTTTTTGATGGCAAAAGGTATTTTTTTTATTGGTGTGGATTTTTCGTGAGGTTTCTTATGAATGCAAAGATTCTTTCTTTGGTGTTTGGCAGCACGCTCGCTTTTGCCGGTGCCGCCGCTGCCGCCACTCAAGCGACATTCTATGTTTCGCCCTCTGGCAATGATGCTGCCGCGGGTACAAAAGATGCTCCGTTCAAGACGATTACGCAGGCACAAAAAGCCGTGCGCGCTATTAACGGTTCTATGACCGGCGACATCGAAGTCATTCTTCGCGAAGGCACTTATGTACTTCCGTCTACAGTTAACTTCACCGAAGTCGACGGCGGTAAAGACGGCCACTACGTGCGCTATAAGGCGGCCGATGGCGAAAAGCCGCTCATTACTGGCGGCATGCAGATTACCGGCTGGACCATTCACGACGAGGCGAACAACATCTGGAAAGCTGAAGGCGTAGACGGTCGATTCCGCCAGCTTTACGTGAACAACCGCAAGGCCGTTCGCGCGTGTTTCCCCAACGTGATTGCCGCAAACGAAAAAGGCAACGGCGGCTTCGACCATGACTTTGTGCGCCTCACGAAGGTAGACTCTTCGGGCCGCGCCTTCGATGTCTCTGCTGACTACGTCAAGAATATCAAGAACATCGAGGACGTCGAAATCCACCTGATGATTGCCTGGTCCGAAAACATCTTGCGC belongs to Fibrobacter sp. UWB15 and includes:
- a CDS encoding carbohydrate-binding protein; translated protein: MMFGFKIRRVACSVLAATALSAVSSFAVTSQFRGVNWADKRDNFVSDILVLSGMSLSDNYQSASVVADRVIGQFQELFGTNSVRIPVNEPTILKFWDTYTGVIDMGLSKGRIVMGYWGPAQPSGPKNMNDWWSMWAKIVEKYGDHPNAYFEIFNEPHMYSKTELRDLYAQWLSKFPNVPRDHILLDGSGLAWNVPDIADDPRFEGCLFAVHEYTFWNMSITTEQGWKNSFKGKVGKYIDRTVCTEWGGAMSPGDKAGVHYDYMDYNSTPTNYFMAYIRGMSDQLREWEMGSFYWPGLRDGDWYSMTKRSGEGANIKLEIVNQSGVDRMKMAWADTVETTPLVREAFSGEPAAIPGVIEAENYDKGGNRFSFYDKDAANKGEIYREDAVDVVTLDGATCNGDACKGYAIGYTEAGEWLEYSVKVAADGKYGVRANVATASETSKIQLLVDGKVLLDTVTIDKVDTTWNVYKEIDIGAANLTAGEHILRLVIAGSYVNVDWLQFCEKETCEDKTGIRAIDPTAVSKAAPRLRKQGGKLFVEKNGMRFDLTGHRIK
- a CDS encoding fibro-slime domain-containing protein — encoded protein: MNKFKMAALAAALGTGVASAEKTVVFFTPWSNTNAVLFMNGDSVATMTALDNYCGWFKATVDAPEKNFNVYFKQTVGLNYVGAEGMVTEEPMIAGEITLDSVAALSDTIWVQGYKTDVPAQFSSYPGVLGDCPLKKIPVTVYDWLHGTKGDGDGSGKNGDPANGVSADFGSGGCSGKDKAVTGMVEYNLGENGVPVRADPFPEKCKITEHLDSWFLPEVIAKDDEGNEYTNMTCRDLYVSMDDEGFWLAEVSKDQISKGNEANSDGMFLLDDFEFLDEAKTVPNPYYDQLKGTKIGKHNFGYAAKIQATFEYVPGQYFDFYGDDDVWVFIDHRLAVDIGGQHGQVAGAVDLDTIGQNTGDKLVPGKIYDFHIFYVERHTGSSNFRMRTSIDLQVDASIFLSSDNRDGGTTYEVWQINKKNKLSCNFDANSTELDTTGGVSTFKLTGGNLAGPEILGIGTHYEGIKITSDSTFSIDSAAIVSSFALAPGHYFLEITLKADPSQMVKVEITVPSYSVPSVAFAKEDWTILGKEVSGDTVQIGPWAYATYQVNITFFEEWAKVNNYNRKINLSFSNPNIDILDTVGGKKINAVTLDENGRATFYVHANSPVSGVNLTAKGAAAGVSVWSNLKFAEPPAPRVERAIVVDRNGDGRADSLYVHFERSIKGNSRLDSIQFTFGESFQPTSKFKVINETDIVITAEDMTGEGCSKSVCGFGSRQFTGDASGVYTGTLNNWFTYKNEGEVSSFYIENEPVADGVGPIILAASKTENKDGNRFLNITFSEAITDESRAAFAEMFEFTCVRSGSNQVPEKPVLQSGLGTQMMLVYAVSEMDAVLPNAGDMIRFAPRGSARDLVGNAPHVENPWVVITGNQDLGIENPGVVALGEDPYDIIKNNSVTQPKLITGTTQTAQQIADSLGVQGTLLDFDIAKIMVEQTKNSVDALDAFIKLRIGSETDYDTTITSISEQEALAQLFNDIRVNLLDTSYGFSEQTINGILDGSITEENYKAFVGEQELGVIATMTEANIEASRDTTITIGGVTTVTQGDMFELIRSGKLDAELAEAGVSEKLVEAIKRGDVTEYNLEEYRSGEKTVVADNAVELYYRTHYFSQFGQYVGGTSGSIKCSDKEVYGDEGCLKNKGKVFLAWNMRSKNGRLVGTGVYIARLEVKIVVDGKNTVHRTHDYLWGVRRGKSGF